A region from the Algoriphagus machipongonensis genome encodes:
- a CDS encoding Glu/Leu/Phe/Val dehydrogenase dimerization domain-containing protein, with protein sequence MQELLKKFENKKAEIVFEWSDSESEAEGWVVINSLRGGAAGGGTRMRKGLDKREVESLAKTMEIKFTVSGPSIGGAKSGINFDPNDPRKNEVLERWYKAVMPLLKNYYGTGGDMNVDEIHEVIPITESYGLWHPQEGIVNGHFHANEPEKIRKIGQLRQGVSKVLEDPLFTPNGPKKYTVADMITGYGVAESVKHYYEIWGGSIRDKRAVIQGWGNVGAAAACFLALEGAKIVGIIDREGGVIRESGFTVDEVREMFLKRDGNKLVAENFIPFEEINEKIWDLENDIFIPAAGSRLITQSQVERMVNSGLEVISCGANVPFADKEIFFGPIGVWADERVSVIPDFIANCGMARVFAYLMNDQVELTDQAIFSDVSETIKNALKKTHQESSSKNNIAQNSFKIALGQLV encoded by the coding sequence ATGCAGGAATTATTAAAAAAATTCGAAAATAAAAAAGCAGAAATAGTATTTGAATGGAGTGACTCAGAATCAGAGGCTGAAGGCTGGGTGGTGATCAATTCACTTCGAGGCGGAGCCGCTGGGGGAGGAACCCGAATGAGAAAGGGTCTTGATAAGAGAGAAGTTGAATCCTTGGCAAAAACCATGGAAATCAAATTTACTGTTTCTGGCCCGTCTATCGGCGGAGCAAAGTCAGGGATAAACTTTGATCCCAATGATCCAAGAAAAAATGAGGTTTTAGAAAGATGGTATAAAGCCGTGATGCCTCTATTAAAAAACTACTATGGTACAGGTGGGGACATGAATGTGGACGAAATCCATGAGGTAATTCCTATCACTGAATCCTATGGGCTTTGGCATCCCCAAGAGGGAATTGTCAATGGACACTTTCATGCCAATGAGCCTGAAAAAATTCGAAAAATAGGGCAGTTGAGGCAAGGTGTTTCCAAAGTTTTGGAAGATCCTTTATTCACGCCAAATGGCCCTAAAAAATATACCGTTGCCGATATGATCACCGGGTATGGTGTAGCCGAATCGGTAAAGCATTATTATGAAATCTGGGGAGGATCCATCCGTGATAAGCGCGCAGTGATCCAAGGTTGGGGAAATGTCGGCGCAGCAGCAGCTTGCTTTCTTGCTTTGGAAGGAGCGAAAATAGTGGGAATTATAGACCGGGAAGGTGGAGTCATCCGTGAAAGCGGTTTCACCGTGGATGAAGTCAGAGAAATGTTCCTCAAAAGAGATGGTAATAAACTCGTTGCCGAGAACTTTATTCCCTTCGAAGAGATCAATGAAAAAATATGGGACTTAGAGAATGATATATTCATTCCAGCAGCCGGTTCTCGATTGATTACTCAATCCCAAGTCGAACGCATGGTCAATTCAGGGCTAGAAGTGATTTCCTGCGGAGCGAATGTTCCTTTTGCTGACAAAGAAATTTTCTTTGGACCGATTGGGGTCTGGGCGGATGAACGAGTATCTGTCATCCCAGACTTCATAGCTAATTGTGGTATGGCTCGGGTATTTGCCTACTTAATGAATGATCAGGTGGAACTCACCGATCAGGCTATATTTTCAGATGTGAGCGAGACCATTAAAAATGCATTGAAGAAAACACATCAAGAAAGTTCAAGTAAAAATAACATCGCTCAAAACTCCTTTAAAATAGCTCTAGGTCAACTCGTATAA
- a CDS encoding sodium:proton antiporter, with product MKHFILSFSILFGILFLGALQPQMSFAEERETKETFLAQAGQDTNAEHADVEHSADEDHGDEVHHQAPTWLVIPFVALLLMIATGPLFYEHFWHKNYPKIAIGLAILVVFYYLFVLENVHNPVHALAEYIQFIALLASLYIASGGILIEIDKKATPFANVSLLLIGSVIANLIGTTGASMLLIRPFIRLNKGNIQAYHIIFFIFMVSNVGGSLTPIGDPPLFLGFLKGIPFFWTLEHNWPAWIVALILLAVAFYFIDKKLGKASEDEIELEEITYTNKFSLIGMKNFGWLFIIICSVFLDPNVIDGVPAIVYDGQKFSYLREVIMLTVAFLSFRFADKRAIEGNEFNFEPIREVAFIFIGIFGTMMPALELVGNFAKSPEGASLITHNTLYWGTGTLSGFLDNAPTYLNFLAAAMASKGADINNIEQVRLFAADGFHDSAFELMAIAVASVFFGAMTYIGNGPNFMVKSIAEQSGIKMPSFFGYIIRFSLPILLPILILIWLIFFAFA from the coding sequence ATGAAGCATTTTATACTAAGTTTCTCTATACTTTTCGGAATACTCTTTCTAGGTGCGTTGCAGCCACAGATGAGCTTTGCTGAAGAGCGAGAGACCAAAGAAACTTTTCTAGCGCAGGCTGGTCAGGATACGAATGCTGAACATGCTGATGTAGAGCATAGTGCAGATGAAGATCATGGAGATGAAGTACATCATCAAGCCCCTACCTGGTTAGTCATTCCTTTCGTAGCCTTGCTATTGATGATTGCGACAGGTCCTTTATTTTATGAGCATTTTTGGCATAAAAACTATCCCAAAATAGCCATAGGACTCGCCATCTTGGTGGTATTCTATTACTTATTTGTCTTGGAAAATGTGCATAACCCCGTTCATGCACTTGCAGAATACATACAATTTATCGCTCTCCTTGCCTCCCTTTACATCGCTTCTGGGGGTATTTTGATCGAAATTGATAAAAAGGCCACGCCTTTTGCCAATGTATCGTTGCTTTTGATCGGTTCTGTTATTGCTAACCTAATCGGAACCACGGGTGCTTCCATGCTTTTAATTCGTCCCTTTATTCGATTAAATAAAGGGAATATCCAGGCATACCATATTATCTTTTTCATCTTCATGGTGAGTAATGTGGGTGGCTCTTTGACTCCGATTGGTGATCCTCCATTGTTCCTTGGGTTCTTAAAGGGAATTCCATTCTTCTGGACCCTGGAGCATAACTGGCCTGCATGGATTGTAGCCTTGATCCTTCTTGCTGTTGCCTTTTATTTCATTGACAAAAAACTGGGTAAAGCATCTGAGGATGAAATAGAACTAGAGGAGATTACTTACACCAATAAGTTTTCACTCATCGGAATGAAAAACTTTGGATGGTTATTTATCATCATCTGTTCTGTTTTTCTTGATCCAAATGTAATTGATGGAGTTCCTGCTATCGTGTATGATGGACAGAAATTCTCCTATTTAAGAGAGGTAATTATGCTTACTGTCGCATTCCTCTCATTTAGGTTTGCAGACAAAAGAGCCATCGAAGGGAATGAATTTAATTTCGAACCTATTCGTGAAGTGGCCTTTATTTTCATCGGTATTTTCGGAACGATGATGCCTGCACTGGAGCTGGTAGGAAACTTTGCTAAATCTCCCGAGGGAGCATCCTTGATCACGCATAACACCTTGTATTGGGGAACAGGTACCCTCTCCGGATTCTTGGATAATGCACCAACTTATTTGAACTTCTTGGCAGCTGCCATGGCTTCCAAAGGTGCTGATATCAATAATATCGAGCAGGTGAGACTCTTTGCAGCTGATGGTTTTCATGACTCGGCCTTTGAGTTGATGGCGATCGCGGTTGCTTCTGTATTCTTTGGTGCGATGACTTACATCGGTAACGGACCAAACTTTATGGTGAAGTCCATTGCGGAGCAAAGTGGTATCAAAATGCCATCCTTCTTTGGCTATATCATCCGCTTCTCTTTACCGATTCTACTTCCAATCTTGATTTTGATTTGGTTGATTTTCTTCGCTTTTGCTTAA
- a CDS encoding DNA-3-methyladenine glycosylase I: protein MSDQKSRCPWCLGFPEYIAYHDEEWGKPVWDDQTHFEFLVLESAQAGLSWATILKKRDGYREAFANFDYRQVAEFPEGYVQELLQNPGIIRNQLKIRAAINNAQRFMEVQKEFGSFSKYIWGFVGGKPIQNNLKKGDPAPATTPESDLLAKDLKKRGFKFLGSTTIYAHMQATGLVNDHLVDCFRYTEV from the coding sequence ATGAGCGATCAAAAATCCCGTTGTCCCTGGTGTTTGGGTTTTCCAGAATACATTGCCTACCATGATGAAGAGTGGGGAAAGCCTGTTTGGGATGATCAAACCCACTTTGAATTTTTAGTTTTGGAAAGTGCTCAAGCAGGTCTGAGTTGGGCGACTATCCTAAAGAAACGGGATGGATACCGAGAGGCTTTTGCGAATTTTGATTACAGACAAGTGGCAGAATTTCCAGAAGGATATGTGCAGGAGCTTTTGCAAAATCCCGGGATCATTCGAAATCAATTAAAGATTCGAGCAGCAATCAATAATGCCCAACGCTTTATGGAGGTGCAAAAAGAATTCGGAAGTTTTTCCAAATACATTTGGGGATTTGTCGGTGGTAAACCCATTCAAAATAATTTGAAGAAGGGTGACCCCGCTCCTGCCACTACGCCCGAATCTGACTTATTAGCCAAAGACTTGAAGAAACGAGGATTTAAATTTTTAGGCAGCACGACCATCTATGCCCATATGCAAGCCACGGGACTCGTAAATGATCATTTGGTGGATTGTTTTCGGTATACCGAAGTTTAG
- the alr gene encoding alanine racemase yields MIATSYLEISAKAYRQNIRYIRSEIGPSTVISAVVKGNAYGHGIQQMVEIAEKAGIRHFSTFSSDEAWEVFRCSKKKSEIMILGMLYPEEMSDIIKAGINFYVYDFRRLELAVTISKSLGIQAKIHIELETGFHRTGFEWSSREKLATYLKEQMDHIQLKGLCSHYAGAESVSNFVRVKNQIEVYNNFKTYFNQKGIHFEKYHTACSAATLIFPETIMDMVRIGIAGYGFWPTKETFFAKLNSLPKANKNPLKRLVSWKSTVMSIKPVKMGEFVGYGNSFMALQNMRLAIVPVGYAHGYSRLLSNQGQVLIRGKFCNVVGTVTMNTIALNITNLKNIEVGDEVVLIGKQGNKEITVASFSESTQQVNYELLTRLPKDIPRRIIP; encoded by the coding sequence ATGATCGCTACCTCCTACCTGGAAATTAGCGCGAAAGCTTACCGTCAAAACATCCGATATATACGCTCTGAAATTGGGCCTTCCACCGTCATTTCGGCAGTAGTCAAAGGAAATGCCTATGGGCATGGGATCCAACAAATGGTAGAGATCGCCGAGAAAGCCGGTATACGGCATTTTAGTACTTTTAGCTCCGATGAGGCTTGGGAGGTTTTTAGATGCTCTAAAAAGAAATCTGAAATCATGATTTTGGGTATGCTTTACCCTGAGGAAATGTCGGATATTATTAAAGCCGGTATCAATTTCTATGTGTATGATTTTCGCCGATTAGAATTAGCTGTTACCATTTCCAAAAGCCTGGGAATTCAAGCCAAAATCCATATTGAGCTGGAAACTGGTTTTCACCGAACTGGATTTGAATGGAGCTCCAGAGAAAAACTGGCCACCTATCTAAAAGAGCAAATGGATCATATCCAGCTCAAAGGCCTTTGTAGCCATTATGCAGGAGCCGAAAGCGTTAGCAACTTCGTAAGGGTCAAGAACCAAATAGAGGTTTATAATAACTTCAAGACGTATTTTAATCAAAAAGGAATTCATTTTGAGAAATACCATACTGCTTGCTCTGCTGCTACCTTGATTTTTCCGGAAACCATTATGGATATGGTCAGAATTGGCATTGCTGGCTATGGTTTTTGGCCTACTAAGGAAACCTTCTTTGCTAAGCTTAACTCCCTTCCAAAAGCTAATAAAAACCCTTTAAAAAGGCTTGTTTCCTGGAAGAGCACTGTGATGAGCATCAAACCTGTGAAAATGGGTGAGTTTGTAGGGTATGGCAATAGCTTTATGGCCTTACAGAATATGAGACTCGCGATTGTTCCTGTAGGTTATGCGCATGGATACAGCCGTTTATTGAGCAATCAAGGGCAGGTACTGATCCGAGGCAAATTTTGTAATGTCGTAGGTACTGTCACCATGAATACCATTGCCTTGAATATTACGAATTTGAAAAATATTGAAGTAGGTGACGAAGTCGTGTTAATCGGAAAGCAAGGAAATAAAGAAATCACGGTAGCTTCCTTTTCTGAGTCTACCCAACAAGTTAATTATGAGCTATTGACCCGATTACCCAAGGATATTCCCAGAAGGATTATTCCTTAG
- the purU gene encoding formyltetrahydrofolate deformylase codes for MNKAILLIQCPDQKGIVAEVSRFLYSYQGNILEIDQHVDKGLSLFFMRAAWELDSFSLEKEKIAQQFEKEVGAKFKMDFKLHFNFPKPKMAIFVSKLSHCLFDILARHHSGQLEVDIPLVISNHKDLQSVVEAFNIPFHHIPVTKENKSASEAKQLELMQEHQVDFVVLARYMQILSGDFINHFPNRIINIHHSFLPAFVGAKPYHAAYERGVKIIGATAHYVTEELDAGPIIEQEVARVRHHNTIPDLVQIGQDVEKVVLSKAIQYHLDRKVLAFRNKTVIFY; via the coding sequence ATGAACAAAGCCATTTTACTTATTCAATGCCCAGACCAAAAAGGAATTGTAGCTGAGGTATCCCGATTTTTGTATTCTTATCAGGGGAATATTTTAGAAATTGATCAGCATGTAGATAAAGGATTGAGCTTATTCTTTATGCGAGCAGCTTGGGAGCTGGATTCTTTTTCTTTGGAGAAAGAAAAAATAGCGCAACAATTTGAAAAGGAAGTAGGAGCTAAATTCAAGATGGACTTTAAGCTTCATTTCAATTTCCCTAAGCCTAAAATGGCCATTTTTGTCAGCAAGTTATCCCACTGTCTATTCGATATTTTGGCTAGACATCACTCGGGGCAATTAGAAGTAGATATCCCTTTGGTGATTTCCAATCATAAAGACCTACAATCTGTGGTGGAGGCATTTAACATCCCCTTTCATCACATTCCAGTTACAAAAGAAAATAAATCAGCTTCCGAAGCCAAACAGCTTGAATTGATGCAGGAGCATCAGGTTGATTTCGTGGTTTTAGCGAGGTATATGCAGATTTTATCGGGTGATTTTATCAACCATTTTCCGAATCGAATCATCAATATTCACCATTCCTTTTTACCTGCTTTTGTGGGTGCAAAGCCCTACCATGCGGCCTATGAAAGAGGGGTGAAAATTATCGGAGCCACGGCACATTATGTGACGGAAGAATTGGATGCTGGTCCGATTATCGAGCAGGAAGTGGCAAGGGTGAGGCATCACAACACCATTCCGGACCTGGTTCAAATTGGGCAAGACGTGGAGAAAGTAGTTCTGTCCAAGGCAATCCAATATCACCTGGACAGAAAAGTTTTGGCCTTTAGGAATAAGACGGTGATTTTTTACTAA
- a CDS encoding shikimate dehydrogenase family protein, producing the protein MRKFGLIGFPLGHSFSKKYFSQKFEKEKIVGCQFDLYEIPKIELFEKIVQENSELEGMAVTIPYKQEVMPYLDDLDPACEVIGAVNCIKIKDNKLTGYNTDYIGFKHSLQSWIGEERPNALVLGTGGASKAVKQALKDLGIDFISVSRKAATNQITYDDLASNPEFLKNNPLIINCTPLGTYPKVEGMPAIPLNQLNEAHRVYDLVYNPAETALMRACIQAGGKSKNGQDMLELQAEAAWKIWNE; encoded by the coding sequence ATGAGAAAATTTGGACTGATCGGTTTCCCTTTGGGGCATTCATTTTCGAAGAAATATTTTTCACAGAAATTTGAAAAAGAAAAGATTGTAGGCTGCCAATTTGATCTGTACGAAATTCCGAAAATCGAACTTTTTGAAAAAATTGTCCAAGAGAATTCCGAACTGGAAGGAATGGCCGTCACTATTCCATATAAGCAGGAGGTAATGCCATATTTGGATGACCTGGATCCTGCTTGTGAGGTGATTGGGGCAGTGAATTGCATCAAAATCAAGGATAATAAGTTAACTGGATACAATACAGATTACATAGGCTTTAAGCATTCCTTGCAAAGTTGGATTGGTGAAGAAAGACCAAATGCTTTGGTTCTTGGCACAGGTGGAGCTTCCAAAGCTGTAAAACAAGCCCTAAAAGATTTGGGGATTGACTTTATTTCTGTTTCCCGAAAGGCCGCTACAAATCAGATTACCTATGATGATTTGGCAAGTAATCCTGAGTTTTTAAAAAATAACCCCCTAATAATTAATTGTACTCCATTAGGAACTTACCCAAAAGTAGAAGGAATGCCAGCGATTCCATTAAACCAATTGAATGAAGCGCACCGTGTGTATGATTTGGTTTATAATCCAGCAGAAACCGCTTTGATGAGAGCTTGCATTCAGGCGGGTGGAAAGTCAAAAAATGGACAGGATATGCTGGAACTTCAGGCAGAAGCAGCATGGAAAATCTGGAATGAGTAA